CGACCAGCAGCGCCACCGCCGCGAAGCCGAGCAGGATCTTGTTGAAGAAGGAGAGCCCCTCCTTCAGCCCCGCCGCCGCGTCGGCCGACATCTGCTCACCGGTCTTGACCTCGAAGCCGGCGCCCAGGGCGCGGGCCACGTCGTCGCGCAGCGTCTCGTCGTCGACGCCGTCGGCGGCCGTGACGTTGACGTTGCTGAACACGTCCGGTTCGCCGAGCATCAGCCGCTGCGCCACCGGGGTGGTGAAGGCGATCTCGTTCGCCCCGCCGATCGAGTCCCGGTCACCGCTGTAACCGAAGACGCCGACCAGGGTGAACTCCTTCTTCGGCTCCAGGGTCAGCACCCCGACCCGGTCACCGACCTTCACCTTCGCCGCCTGGGCCAGCGCCGCGTTGACGACGATCTCGTCGTCGGCGCGCGGCTCCCGGCCCTCGCGCAGCTTCACCAGGTCGCTCTCGCCGAGCCAGTTCTCGCCCAGCTGCGGCGGCCCGAACGAGGTGACCACCTTGCCGTTGCTGCCGATCAGCCGGGCCCCGTCGGCGGCCACCACGCCGGTGGCCTCGGCCACCCCGGGCACCGCGCGCACCCTCTCCACCGTCGCCGCCGGCACCGGCGCGCCGACCTGCTCACCCTCCATCTCGCTGAGGGCGACCTTCGGCTCGGCGGCCACGTTGACGTCGACACCCTCGTACGCGTCGGCGAAGACCTGGTCGAAGGAGCGGCCGAGCGTGTCGGTGAGCACGAACGCGCCGGAGACGAACATGACGCCCAGCACCACCGCCAGGCCGGAGAGGATGAGGCGCACCTTGCGCGCCAGCAGGCTCTTCCACGTCGCGCGGAACATCAGCGCGCCACCTCGGCGGGCGTGTCGAGCTTCTTCATGGTGTCCAGCACCGTGTCGGCGGTCGGCTCGATCAGCTCCGAGACGATCTGCCCGTCGGCGAGGAAGATGACCCGGTCGGCGTACGCGGCGGCGGTCGGGTCGTGGGTGACCATGACGATGGTCTGGCCGTGCTCGCGTACCGAGTTGCGCAGGAAGTTGAGCACCTCCGCGCCGGACCGCGAGTCCAGGTTGCCGGTCGGCTCGTCCGCGAAGATCACCTCGGGGCGGGCGACCAGCGCCCGCGCGCACGCCACCCGCTGCTGCTGGCCGCCGGAGAGCTGCGCCGGGCGGTGCCCCAACCGGTCGCGCAGACCGACCGTGTCGATCACCGTGTCGTACCAGGCCGGGTCGGGCTTGCGGCCGGCGATCGACAGCGGCAGCAGGATGTTCTCCTGCGCGGTCAGCGTCGGCAGCAGGTTGAACTGCTGGAAGATGAAGCCGACCTTGTCCCGGCGCAGCGTGGTCAGACCGGCGTCGTTGAGCCCGGTCACCGTGGTCTCGCCGATCGACACCGTGCCCCGGGTGACCGAGTCCAGCCCGGCCAGGCAGTGCATCAGCGTCGACTTGCCCGAGCCCGACGGGCCCATGATCGCGGTGAACCGGCCGCGCTCGAACTCGGCGCTCACCCCCCGCAGCGCGACGACCTGAGCCTCACCGCTGCCGTACACCTTCCACACGTCGTTGGCCCGAGCCGCGGCCTGGGCCTGGCGGCCTACCGTCGCCGTCACGTCATCTACCTCTTCCGTCTGCCTGCGATGTCCCCACCGCCCCCGCTGGTCGGTGGGGCTGTTCCATCCTCGCCGCGCCGCGCCGCGGATCCGTCCGCCCGGGGACTGATCCGCGGCGGATTTCCCGCTGCGGGTCGGCCCCGATGCCGTCTCAGGGTTGTCCCCGATCCGCCTGCCCGCCGGCCCGGCCGGCCGACGCTACGGCCTCACGCCACGTCATGGTCAACCCCGCCACGCCGCCTTTCGTCACGGTAGGTGACGACGGCAACCACGCCGTCGTCGCGCCGGCGCCCCCGGCGTACGCGGCACGGCGTGGTCACGCCTTCGGGCGCACCAGCCCGGTCTCGTACGCCAGCACCACGGCCTGCACCCGGTCGCGCAGCCCCAGCTTGGTCAGCACGTGCCCGACGTGGGTCTTGATGGTGGTCTCGCTGACCGACAGTTCGGCGGCGATCTCGGCGTTGGACAGGCCCCGGGCCACCTGGACCAGCACCTCCCGCTCCCGTTCGGTCAGCGTGCTCAGCGCGCGCGGCGGGACCGCCGCCGGATCGGGCAGCACGTCGGCGAAGCGGTCCAGCAGCCGCTTGAGGATCCGGGGCGCCACCACCGCCTCCCCGGCGGCGACGGTGCGGATCGCGGTGACCAGGTCCTCCGCCGGCACGTCCTTGGCCAGGAAGCCGCTGGCCCCGGCGCGCAGCGCGCCCACCACGTACTCGTCGAGGTCGAAGGTGGTCAGGATGAGCACCCGCACCGGCAGCCGGGCGTCGACGATGGCGCGGGTGGCCGCCACCCCGTCCATCCGTGGCATCCGGATGTCCATCAGCACCACGTCGGGCAGCAGCCGGCGGGACAACTCCACGGCCTCCTGGCCGTCGCCCGCCTCGGCCACGATGTCCAGGTCCTCCTCGGTGCCCAGCACCATCCGGAAGCCGGTGCGCAGCAGCGGCTGGTCGTCGGCGAGCAGGATCCGTACCGGCCGGGCCGGCGCCGCGCCGTCGCTCATGAGTTCTCCCCGTCGTCGCTGGTGCTGCCGTACGGCCCGCGGGTGGTCCCGGTCACGCCGGCACCGTCCCCGCCGGCTCCACCGGGATCCGGGCCGACACCCGGAAACCGCCGCCCGGGCGGGCGCCGGTGCGCAGTGTCCCACCGTAGAGGGCCACCCGTTCGCGCATGCCGACAAGTCCGTGCCCGATCCGGTCGGGTCCCGGCGAGGGGCCACGGCCGGTGTCCTCGACCTCCACCGTCAGGTACCCGCCGTCGACGCGGACCCGCACCTGCGCGGTCGCCACCCCGGCGTGCTTGAGGGCGTTGGTCAGCGCCTCCTGCACGATCCGGTAGCTGGTCAACGACACGCCCTCCTCCACCCGGCCGGGATCGCCCTCGACGTGCAGGCTGACCGGCAGCCCCGCCTCGCGTACCTGCTCGACCAGCGCCTCGATCCCGGCCAGGCCGGGCTGCGGGGTCAGGTCGGCGGCCGGTTCGGCGTCGGTGCGCAGCACGTCCAGCAGCCGGCGCATCTCCCGCAGGGTCACCCGGCTGGTGTCCTCGATGGTGGCCAGGGCCTCGTCGGCGGTGCCCGGGTCGCGCCGCAGCACCCGGCGCGCCCCGGTCGCCAGCACGCCCATCACGCTCACGTGGTGGGCGACCACGTCGTGCAGTTCCCGGGCGATGCGGCGGCGCTCGTCGGCGACCGCCTGCTCGGCCAGGGAACGCTGGTTCTCCTCGGCGACCCGGGCCCGCTCCCGCAGCGCCTCGGTGGTGGCCCGGCGCGCCTGCACCGCCCGCCCCACCGCGTACGACAGCAGCCCGGTGAGCAGGTTGTTCAACACCAGGTACGCGGGCCCGACCTGCAACCCGCTCTCGACCGGGGCGAGCACGTTCGCCGCCGCCACCGGCACCCAGAGCAGCACCGCCGCGACCGCCGCCGGCCGGGCCGGCCGGTGCGCCGCCATCGTGTAGGTGAGCACCACGAAGGTCAGGCTCTGGCTGGCCGGGGCCTGGTCGAGGAAGGCCGGAATGGCCAGGGTGGCCACCGCGAGGCCCACCGCCGGCCAGGGTGCCACCCGGCGCAGCGCCACCGGCGCGGCGCACAGCACGCTCCAGGCCAGCCCGAGCGGCAGCCGGCTCGGCCAGAACTCGCGCGGGGTGAGCAGCGTGAACACGACCTCCACCAGCACCAGGGCGGCGGCGAAGAGGACGTCCCGGACGAGCGGGCGGTCCCGCCACCGGCGGGTGGGTGGATCGGTCATACCGCGACGCTAGCCGCCGGCCCCCGCGCGACCGGTCGTCGCCGACGGTGATCCGGTGCTCCTCCTCAGGGAGGAGGCCCCTCCACCGGACGGTCTCACTCGTCGGCGCCGGGGGTCACCGGGCCGGAGCGGGCGTCCCGCAGCGGGTCCGCCGCCGCCGAGGAGTCCGGGAACGGCGGCGGGGTCCCGCCGAAGCTCGGGCAGAGCGCCTGGTGGCTGCACCAGTCGCAGAGCCGGCTCGGCCGGGGGCGGAAGTCCTGCCGCGCGGTGGCCTGCTCGATCGCCCGCCAGAGCGCCACCACCGTGCGCTCGAAGCGCAGCAGCTCGTCGGCGTCGGGGGAGTAGTCGCAGACCTCGGCGTCCTTGAGGTAGAGCAGGCGCAGCACCCGGGGCACCACGCCCCGGGTGCGCCACAGCACCAGGGCGTAGAACTTGAGCTGGAACAGGGCCCGGGCCTCGAACGCCTCCCGGGGCGCCCCGCCGGTCTTGTAGTCGACGACCCGCAGCGCGCCGTCCGGGGCGACGTCGAGCCGGTCGAGGTAGCCCCGGATGAGCAGCTCGTCGTCGACGACCGCCGAGATCAGGCTCTCCCGCTCGGCCGGCTCCAGCCGGCGCGGGTCCTCCACCGCGAAGTAGCCCTGCAACAGCGCCGCCGCCGAGCGCAGGAACTCGGCCGTGCCCACCTCGTCGCCGGGGTCGAAGAGGCCGGCCAGCTCGGGCTGCTCGGTGACCAGCCGGTCCCACTGCGGGGCGACCAGGTCACCGGCGGCGTCCGGGGTGCGCCCGGTCGACGGAAGGTCGAACAGCCGCTCCAGCACGGCGTGCACCAGGGTGCCGCGGGCCTGCTCGACGGTGGGGCGCTCGGGCAGCCGGTCGATGCTGCGGAAACGGTAGAGCAACGGGCAGGTCTTGAAGTCCGCCGCCCGCGACGGCGACAGCGACGCCCGGACGGTGGCCGGCAGCGCGACCGCCCCGGGAGTGCCCTGCTGGTCGATCACCGGTTCCGCCGTCATGCCCCGAAGGTTAGGGCACCGGTGTGACAGGCCGGTGATCGCCGCACCGGAGCATGATCCGCGACGCGTAGCATCGGGGCGGTGAACTCCCCGACCCCAGCTCCGCGTCGCGCCGGCCGGCGCGCCGGCCTGACCGTGGGCCGGGTGTTCGGGGTGCCGCTGCGCGTCGACGTCTCGATGCTGCTGCTGACCCTGCTCATCACCGTCATGTACGCGCAGTTCGCCCGGGACCGGCTCGACCTGCCCCCGCTCGGCGGCTACCTGATCGGTCTCGGCTTCGTGGTGTCGCTGCTCGGCTCGGTGCTGCTGCACGAGCTGGGCCACGCGCTCACCGCCCGCCGCCACGGCATCGGTGTGCGCGGGATCACCCTGGAACTGCTCGGCGGCTACACCGAGATGGACTCCGACGCCCCCAGCCCGCGGGTGGAGCTGCTGGTCTCCCTGGCCGGGCCGGCGGTCTCCGCGGTGCTCGGCGCGGTCGGCGTCGGCCTCACCCTGGCGCTGCCCGCCGGCACCCTGGCCCACCAGCTCGCCCTGCAACTGGCGTTGAGCAACGTCGTCGTCGCGATCTTCAACCTGCTGCCCGGGCTGCCGCTGGACGGCGGCCGGGCGTTGCGCGCCGCCGTCTGGGCGGCCACCCGCGACCGGCACCGCGCCACCGAGGTCGCCGGCTGGGTGGGCCGGGCGGTCGCCGTCGGCACCGCCGGGCTGGTCGTCCTGCTCACCGTCGAGCGGCTCCTGGTGCCCCTGGCGCTGCCGCTGATGCTGCTGGTCGCCGTCACGCTGTGGCGCGGCGCCGGCCAGTCCATCCGGTACGCCCGGATCAGCCGCCGGGTGCCGTCGATCGACCTGGCCCGGCTCACCCGCCCCGTCTTCGGCGTGCCCACCGGCACCCCGCTGGCCGAGGCGCAGCGCCGCCACGCCGAGCAGGCGCCGCCGGGCGCGGCCGTGACCGTGCTCGACTCCACCGGCCGCACGCTCGCCCTGCTCGACCCGGCCGCGGCCGACGCCGTACCCGTGCCGCGGCGGCCCTGGCTGGCGGTGGACGCGGTGGCCCGGCCGCTGGCGCAGCTGCCGACCCTGCCGGCGGGGCTCGACGGCGAGCGGGTGCTGGAGGTCGTCCAGGCGCACCCGGCCGCACGGTACGTGGTGACGGCAGGCGAAGATGTCGTCGGCGTTCTGCACATCGCGGATCTGGCACAGGTCCTCGAACCCACACGGAAGATGAACAGGTGACCGCACACTCCTCCGCCCTCCCGGCCGAGCCCGGC
This genomic interval from Micromonospora coxensis contains the following:
- a CDS encoding ABC transporter ATP-binding protein; the encoded protein is MTATVGRQAQAAARANDVWKVYGSGEAQVVALRGVSAEFERGRFTAIMGPSGSGKSTLMHCLAGLDSVTRGTVSIGETTVTGLNDAGLTTLRRDKVGFIFQQFNLLPTLTAQENILLPLSIAGRKPDPAWYDTVIDTVGLRDRLGHRPAQLSGGQQQRVACARALVARPEVIFADEPTGNLDSRSGAEVLNFLRNSVREHGQTIVMVTHDPTAAAYADRVIFLADGQIVSELIEPTADTVLDTMKKLDTPAEVAR
- a CDS encoding response regulator, whose translation is MSDGAAPARPVRILLADDQPLLRTGFRMVLGTEEDLDIVAEAGDGQEAVELSRRLLPDVVLMDIRMPRMDGVAATRAIVDARLPVRVLILTTFDLDEYVVGALRAGASGFLAKDVPAEDLVTAIRTVAAGEAVVAPRILKRLLDRFADVLPDPAAVPPRALSTLTEREREVLVQVARGLSNAEIAAELSVSETTIKTHVGHVLTKLGLRDRVQAVVLAYETGLVRPKA
- a CDS encoding sensor histidine kinase gives rise to the protein MTDPPTRRWRDRPLVRDVLFAAALVLVEVVFTLLTPREFWPSRLPLGLAWSVLCAAPVALRRVAPWPAVGLAVATLAIPAFLDQAPASQSLTFVVLTYTMAAHRPARPAAVAAVLLWVPVAAANVLAPVESGLQVGPAYLVLNNLLTGLLSYAVGRAVQARRATTEALRERARVAEENQRSLAEQAVADERRRIARELHDVVAHHVSVMGVLATGARRVLRRDPGTADEALATIEDTSRVTLREMRRLLDVLRTDAEPAADLTPQPGLAGIEALVEQVREAGLPVSLHVEGDPGRVEEGVSLTSYRIVQEALTNALKHAGVATAQVRVRVDGGYLTVEVEDTGRGPSPGPDRIGHGLVGMRERVALYGGTLRTGARPGGGFRVSARIPVEPAGTVPA
- a CDS encoding RecB family exonuclease; translated protein: MTAEPVIDQQGTPGAVALPATVRASLSPSRAADFKTCPLLYRFRSIDRLPERPTVEQARGTLVHAVLERLFDLPSTGRTPDAAGDLVAPQWDRLVTEQPELAGLFDPGDEVGTAEFLRSAAALLQGYFAVEDPRRLEPAERESLISAVVDDELLIRGYLDRLDVAPDGALRVVDYKTGGAPREAFEARALFQLKFYALVLWRTRGVVPRVLRLLYLKDAEVCDYSPDADELLRFERTVVALWRAIEQATARQDFRPRPSRLCDWCSHQALCPSFGGTPPPFPDSSAAADPLRDARSGPVTPGADE
- a CDS encoding site-2 protease family protein, with protein sequence MNSPTPAPRRAGRRAGLTVGRVFGVPLRVDVSMLLLTLLITVMYAQFARDRLDLPPLGGYLIGLGFVVSLLGSVLLHELGHALTARRHGIGVRGITLELLGGYTEMDSDAPSPRVELLVSLAGPAVSAVLGAVGVGLTLALPAGTLAHQLALQLALSNVVVAIFNLLPGLPLDGGRALRAAVWAATRDRHRATEVAGWVGRAVAVGTAGLVVLLTVERLLVPLALPLMLLVAVTLWRGAGQSIRYARISRRVPSIDLARLTRPVFGVPTGTPLAEAQRRHAEQAPPGAAVTVLDSTGRTLALLDPAAADAVPVPRRPWLAVDAVARPLAQLPTLPAGLDGERVLEVVQAHPAARYVVTAGEDVVGVLHIADLAQVLEPTRKMNR